Proteins encoded by one window of Superficieibacter sp. HKU1:
- a CDS encoding VOC family protein, which produces MKIAHIAIWTQDLEQQARFWVEFFGGNINDKYCSKTNHGFESYFVTINDTIAIELMTKPGLTRVKPENNMTGWVHLAISPGSKQAVDDMARRAEEQGILVSPPRTTGDGYYEAVISDPDGNLIEIVE; this is translated from the coding sequence ATGAAAATTGCCCATATCGCCATATGGACCCAAGACCTGGAGCAACAGGCGCGTTTCTGGGTCGAATTTTTCGGCGGTAACATCAACGACAAATATTGCAGTAAAACGAATCATGGATTTGAATCTTATTTCGTCACTATCAACGACACGATTGCCATTGAATTAATGACCAAACCTGGACTCACTCGGGTGAAACCTGAGAATAATATGACCGGATGGGTTCATCTGGCGATTTCACCTGGCAGTAAGCAGGCGGTAGATGACATGGCGAGGCGGGCAGAAGAGCAGGGCATTCTGGTGTCGCCGCCGCGGACGACAGGGGATGGCTATTACGAGGCGGTGATTAGCGATCCGGATGGCAATTTAATTGAGATAGTTGAATAA
- a CDS encoding YsnF/AvaK domain-containing protein, whose translation MAHEKIVTAFEQPQQAAAAKEKLIAEGIPESHIDIISGERLRVEDKEIRHPSFWQRLFGDDVDDDYATEYNKAIQLGGVLLTARVDKDDADRVEALLDSYSSDYSSLRGSYDPTTERDYLGEVDSTTAADIGGVRPVDNPVSGVGTGGVSGVAPTGNIPPNVGGVRAVDPDTLSASERTRDWSSSDDITDTDDLSDNRDLTRDRALSDDVNRETLKLAEEEVDISKRRVSDGKIRLRRYTTEEDVSEDISLTEHHANVFRSAVDEPAYLHDVDWSDKTIEVEESHEVPVVNKTAHIREEVGIDTERTERTETVRDTVRRQEVEVDKSASDKDRLLDKDRFDDDKKF comes from the coding sequence ATGGCTCATGAAAAAATCGTTACCGCCTTCGAGCAACCCCAGCAGGCAGCAGCAGCGAAAGAAAAATTGATCGCTGAAGGTATCCCGGAAAGTCATATTGATATCATATCGGGCGAAAGATTACGCGTTGAAGATAAAGAAATTCGCCATCCGAGCTTCTGGCAGCGCCTTTTCGGGGACGATGTCGATGACGACTACGCCACCGAATATAACAAAGCCATCCAGCTTGGCGGCGTGCTTCTTACTGCCCGTGTAGATAAAGACGATGCGGATCGCGTTGAAGCACTGCTTGATAGCTATTCCAGCGACTACTCTTCCCTGCGCGGGTCATACGATCCGACCACCGAGCGCGATTATCTTGGTGAAGTTGACAGCACTACCGCAGCGGACATCGGCGGCGTACGCCCGGTCGATAATCCCGTTTCCGGTGTCGGTACAGGTGGAGTAAGCGGCGTAGCCCCAACGGGTAACATCCCGCCAAACGTGGGTGGCGTCCGTGCCGTTGATCCTGACACCCTCAGTGCCTCAGAACGGACTCGCGACTGGAGTTCGTCTGATGATATTACCGATACCGACGACCTCTCTGATAACCGCGATCTTACCCGTGACCGCGCCCTGTCAGATGATGTTAATCGTGAGACGCTGAAACTGGCTGAAGAAGAAGTCGATATCAGTAAACGCCGGGTTAGCGACGGTAAAATTCGTCTGCGCCGTTATACGACCGAAGAAGATGTGTCTGAAGATATTTCGCTGACCGAGCATCACGCCAATGTTTTCCGTTCGGCGGTGGACGAACCAGCCTATCTGCACGATGTTGACTGGTCAGATAAAACGATTGAAGTTGAAGAGTCTCATGAAGTGCCGGTAGTAAATAAAACGGCGCATATTCGTGAAGAAGTCGGTATTGATACCGAGCGAACTGAGCGCACCGAAACTGTACGTGATACCGTGCGTCGTCAGGAAGTCGAAGTCGATAAATCCGCTTCCGATAAAGACCGCCTGTTAGATAAAGATCGTTTTGATGACGATAAGAAATTCTAA
- a CDS encoding YsnF/AvaK domain-containing protein, which yields MRNKDAINNTTSTPDKTMPLAEERITVSKEKIVDRRIQISRKTVTDEQLIETELSREEAIIHRVSKNEIIQPDKIPTARQEGDIYIIPVIREEVEIIRRQVLVEEIHVKKILTSEHFQESVELRRQELDISTDKED from the coding sequence ATGCGAAATAAAGATGCTATAAATAATACTACGTCAACGCCAGATAAAACGATGCCGCTAGCGGAAGAAAGAATTACTGTATCGAAAGAAAAAATCGTCGATCGTCGCATTCAGATTTCTCGTAAGACGGTTACTGATGAGCAGCTCATCGAAACCGAACTTAGCCGTGAAGAGGCAATAATTCATCGCGTTAGTAAAAATGAGATTATACAACCTGATAAGATCCCCACGGCCCGACAGGAGGGTGATATTTATATCATTCCGGTGATTCGGGAAGAGGTGGAAATAATACGCCGTCAGGTTCTGGTAGAGGAGATTCACGTAAAAAAAATTCTTACCAGCGAACATTTTCAGGAAAGCGTCGAATTAAGACGTCAGGAATTAGATATTTCCACGGATAAGGAAGATTAA
- a CDS encoding YgdI/YgdR family lipoprotein: MKKALIIPLSVLLAAAALSGCTRTSYAIHTNDGRTIISDGKPQESETGLLGYKDANGVKQQINKSEVKNVSEVPH, from the coding sequence ATGAAAAAAGCGTTAATTATACCCCTTAGTGTTCTGCTGGCTGCCGCAGCGCTTTCTGGTTGCACGCGTACAAGCTATGCCATTCATACCAATGATGGTCGGACCATTATTAGCGATGGTAAACCGCAGGAATCTGAAACCGGGCTGTTGGGCTATAAAGACGCTAACGGCGTGAAGCAACAGATTAACAAATCTGAAGTTAAGAACGTCTCTGAAGTCCCGCATTGA
- a CDS encoding EAL domain-containing protein gives MMVLVSWDPMLIGVSFIVAFMASFVALDCAAKITVSQRKTDFFWRFSAGATLGLGIWSMHFIGMLSMRMTMPMRYDFSLTLISLLVAIGSAIAAITIAVSSSALAPKRWILATGILSGGVVTMHYTGMSALRFHGSIVWSKPLIALSVLVAFAACGIALWLTFSLRQRHKNRLSHRILAAIVMGLAVAAVHYIGMGAATFGGHGAGLADGLSEHGLSLWVTATTLLLLGCMLIFSIIDSQVRTTRLTEDLEQLNLQLERQSRYDALTGLANRIQMDVRLEECLLSARDVRATFAVMVMDLDGFKRINDTLGHAAGDRLLMAVANRISARLRPKMLLARLGDDEFMLLVPDTSEGEATDLIAGILDAVRRPVYEAGQLLNLSLSAGVAMFPRDGENSHQLKMNAATAINSARREGHNNWAMYNARTMQQGNTALTLEQDITQALALQQFELWYQPIYSNGTEALYGFEALLRWRHPVNGIVMPDAFLPALEKNGQILPVGQWVIEEACRQLNAWSEEGHDELTLSITLSASQFEQEEIHTLVCSMLEKYSVAPARLTLKIVESIALTNPERSLRTLMAFMRSGLTLAIDNFGTGYANVMLLKDLPVQHLKINRSLIKDIRYNGKNMAIVSNIIEVAHSMHMSVVAQGIETVEQKHLLSSLGCDYLQGFLLARPVPASDIAELLQRQVPTAVVTHQPALIDPLLPGIKNQM, from the coding sequence ATGATGGTCCTCGTCTCATGGGATCCGATGTTGATCGGGGTCTCTTTTATTGTTGCTTTCATGGCTTCCTTTGTGGCGCTTGATTGCGCCGCGAAAATTACCGTTTCACAACGTAAAACGGATTTCTTCTGGCGATTTTCCGCCGGTGCGACGCTGGGCCTTGGGATCTGGTCAATGCATTTTATCGGCATGTTATCCATGAGGATGACGATGCCGATGCGCTACGACTTCTCGCTCACCTTAATTTCGCTGCTGGTGGCTATTGGCAGTGCTATCGCCGCGATTACTATTGCGGTTTCCTCCAGCGCGCTCGCGCCCAAACGATGGATTTTGGCGACGGGCATTCTCAGCGGCGGCGTGGTCACCATGCATTATACCGGGATGTCTGCGCTACGATTTCACGGGTCAATTGTGTGGAGTAAGCCGCTGATTGCCCTGTCAGTGCTCGTCGCGTTTGCTGCCTGCGGTATTGCCCTGTGGCTGACATTTAGCCTGCGGCAACGGCATAAAAACAGGCTTTCGCATCGTATTCTCGCGGCAATAGTGATGGGCCTCGCCGTCGCCGCCGTCCATTATATCGGCATGGGTGCGGCAACCTTTGGCGGCCATGGTGCTGGTCTTGCGGACGGATTAAGTGAGCACGGTCTTTCCCTGTGGGTAACGGCCACAACGCTGCTGCTGTTAGGATGTATGCTCATATTTTCCATTATCGATTCTCAGGTGCGCACTACCCGTCTGACGGAAGATCTTGAACAGTTGAACCTGCAACTGGAACGGCAATCACGCTACGATGCGCTCACCGGGCTGGCAAACCGTATCCAGATGGATGTGCGTCTTGAAGAATGCCTGCTCAGCGCCCGGGACGTTCGCGCCACGTTCGCCGTAATGGTAATGGATCTTGATGGTTTTAAACGTATTAACGATACGCTGGGCCATGCTGCGGGTGACCGGCTATTAATGGCGGTCGCCAACCGTATCAGCGCTCGCTTAAGACCAAAAATGCTGCTGGCGCGGCTGGGAGATGACGAGTTTATGCTGCTGGTGCCTGATACCAGCGAAGGTGAAGCGACCGATCTTATCGCGGGGATCCTTGATGCAGTACGCCGCCCGGTTTATGAAGCCGGGCAGTTACTCAATCTCTCGCTTAGCGCCGGCGTGGCGATGTTCCCGCGCGACGGTGAGAATTCGCATCAACTTAAAATGAATGCTGCCACGGCGATAAATAGCGCCAGGCGTGAGGGCCACAATAACTGGGCAATGTATAATGCGCGCACCATGCAGCAAGGTAATACCGCGCTTACGCTTGAGCAGGACATCACCCAGGCGCTGGCGTTACAGCAGTTCGAATTATGGTACCAGCCGATCTACAGCAACGGAACTGAAGCACTGTATGGCTTCGAAGCGCTATTGCGCTGGCGTCATCCGGTCAATGGCATTGTGATGCCGGATGCATTTCTTCCCGCGCTGGAAAAAAACGGCCAGATCCTGCCCGTTGGACAATGGGTAATTGAAGAAGCCTGCCGTCAACTTAATGCATGGAGCGAGGAAGGCCATGACGAACTGACGTTGTCCATTACGCTTTCTGCCAGCCAGTTTGAGCAGGAAGAGATTCATACGCTGGTCTGCTCGATGTTAGAAAAATATTCGGTCGCTCCCGCCCGGCTGACGCTCAAAATTGTTGAGTCCATTGCGCTGACTAATCCCGAGCGCAGTCTGAGGACGTTGATGGCATTTATGCGTTCAGGACTAACGCTGGCGATTGATAATTTTGGAACGGGTTATGCCAATGTCATGCTGTTAAAAGATTTACCCGTCCAGCACTTGAAAATTAACCGGAGTCTAATCAAAGATATCCGCTATAACGGCAAAAATATGGCCATTGTGTCTAACATTATCGAGGTTGCACACTCCATGCATATGAGCGTGGTGGCACAGGGCATCGAAACGGTGGAGCAAAAGCATTTATTATCCAGCCTTGGCTGTGACTATTTACAGGGATTTTTACTGGCGCGCCCTGTACCAGCCAGTGACATAGCAGAATTGCTTCAGCGTCAGGTACCGACTGCCGTGGTGACCCATCAGCCCGCGCTTATCGATCCCCTGTTGCCCGGGATAAAAAACCAAATGTAA
- the zntB gene encoding zinc transporter ZntB: MDVLKGSDVNVPDAVFAWQLDGKGGVTPLQNGDRIDGHHPCWLHLNYTHPDSAQWLSTTPLLPNNVRDALAGESLRPRVSRLGEGTLITLRCINGSTDERPDQLVAMRVYMDERLIVSTRQRKVLALDDVVSDLQEGTGPTDCGGWLVDVCDALTDHASEFIEELHDRIIDLEDNLLDQEIPPRGFLALLRKQLIVMRRYMAPQRDVFARLSSERLPWMNDDQRQRMKDIADRLGRGLDEIDACISRTAVMTDEITQITQESLSRRTYTMSLMAMVFLPSTFLTGLFGVNLGGIPGGNWHYGFAAFCIMLVILIGGVTWWLHRSKWL, from the coding sequence GTGGACGTCTTAAAGGGATCGGATGTTAATGTGCCTGATGCGGTATTCGCCTGGCAACTGGATGGTAAAGGTGGGGTAACGCCCCTGCAAAATGGCGATCGTATTGATGGACATCATCCGTGCTGGCTCCATTTGAACTACACCCACCCTGATAGCGCGCAATGGCTTTCAACCACGCCACTGTTGCCCAATAACGTGCGTGATGCGCTGGCAGGGGAAAGCCTGCGCCCACGCGTCAGCCGTCTGGGGGAGGGAACGCTTATTACGCTGCGCTGCATTAATGGCAGTACCGACGAGCGCCCCGATCAACTGGTGGCGATGCGGGTCTATATGGATGAGCGGCTGATTGTCTCAACGCGTCAGCGTAAAGTGCTGGCGCTGGATGATGTGGTGAGCGACCTCCAGGAAGGCACCGGCCCCACCGATTGTGGCGGGTGGCTGGTTGATGTCTGTGATGCCCTGACCGATCATGCCAGTGAGTTTATTGAAGAGCTGCATGACCGGATTATCGATCTTGAAGACAATTTGCTCGATCAGGAGATCCCCCCGCGAGGGTTTCTGGCGCTGCTGCGTAAACAGCTTATTGTGATGCGCCGTTATATGGCACCTCAGCGCGATGTTTTTGCCCGTCTGTCCAGTGAGCGTCTGCCGTGGATGAATGACGATCAGCGGCAACGAATGAAGGATATTGCGGACCGCCTGGGACGCGGGCTGGATGAAATTGACGCCTGCATTTCACGCACGGCGGTGATGACCGATGAAATCACCCAGATCACCCAGGAATCACTGTCGCGGCGAACCTATACCATGTCGCTGATGGCAATGGTGTTTTTGCCAAGCACCTTCCTGACCGGCCTGTTTGGCGTCAACTTGGGAGGCATTCCTGGCGGCAACTGGCATTATGGTTTTGCGGCCTTTTGTATCATGTTAGTTATCTTAATTGGTGGCGTTACATGGTGGTTACATCGTAGTAAATGGCTGTAA
- the dbpA gene encoding ATP-dependent RNA helicase DbpA, which yields MTAFSTLNVLPAAQLGNLDELGYLSMTPVQAAALPAILAGKDVRVQAKTGSGKTAAFGLGLLQHIDATRFETQSLVLCPTRELADQVASELRRLARFLPNIKILTLCGGQPFGAQRDSLQHAPHIIVATPGRLLDHLQKNTVSLDALQTLVLDEADRMLDMGFSEAIDEVIRFAPASRQTLLFSATWPAAIAAISGRVQRDPLAIEIDSVDALPAVEQQFYEVSRGAKIPLLQKLLSQHRPASCVVFCNTKKDCQAVCDTLNDAGQSTLALHGDLEQRDRDQTLVRFANGSARVLVATDVAARGLDIKSLELVINYELAWDPEVHVHRIGRTARAGNSGLAISLCAPEEAQRANILAEMLQLKLNWLSAPTGISIAPLEADMVTLCIDGGKKAKMRAGDVLGALTGDMGLTGADIGKIDVHPAHVYVAVRQNVSRQAWKQLQNGKIKGKSVRVRLLK from the coding sequence GTGACCGCTTTTTCAACGCTGAATGTTTTGCCTGCCGCCCAGCTCGGGAACCTTGACGAGCTGGGGTATCTTTCGATGACGCCTGTCCAGGCCGCGGCATTGCCCGCTATTCTGGCAGGCAAGGATGTCCGGGTGCAGGCAAAAACTGGCAGCGGTAAAACGGCTGCGTTTGGCCTCGGCCTGCTACAGCACATCGACGCCACACGTTTTGAAACACAGTCGCTGGTGCTGTGCCCGACGCGTGAACTGGCGGATCAGGTCGCCAGTGAACTGCGGCGTCTGGCGCGCTTTCTGCCCAATATCAAAATCCTGACGCTGTGCGGTGGTCAACCCTTCGGTGCGCAACGGGATTCCCTGCAACATGCGCCGCATATTATCGTCGCCACGCCGGGCCGCTTGTTGGATCACCTGCAAAAAAACACCGTTTCACTGGACGCACTGCAGACGCTGGTGCTGGATGAAGCGGACAGAATGCTGGATATGGGGTTTAGCGAGGCGATTGATGAAGTCATTCGTTTTGCCCCGGCATCCCGGCAGACGCTATTATTTTCCGCTACCTGGCCTGCGGCCATTGCCGCCATCAGCGGCCGGGTACAACGCGATCCGCTGGCGATAGAAATTGACAGCGTCGATGCGCTGCCTGCCGTAGAGCAGCAGTTTTATGAAGTTTCACGCGGCGCTAAAATTCCGCTGCTGCAAAAATTGCTGAGTCAACATCGTCCCGCTTCCTGCGTTGTGTTTTGTAATACCAAAAAAGATTGTCAGGCGGTCTGCGACACGCTGAACGACGCCGGACAGAGCACGCTGGCGCTGCATGGTGACCTCGAACAGCGCGACCGCGATCAGACGCTGGTTCGCTTTGCCAACGGCAGCGCTCGCGTCCTGGTGGCAACCGACGTTGCCGCGCGCGGGCTGGATATTAAATCGCTGGAACTGGTCATCAACTACGAACTGGCATGGGATCCGGAAGTGCATGTGCATCGTATAGGCCGTACCGCACGCGCCGGCAACAGCGGTCTGGCCATCAGCCTCTGTGCCCCTGAAGAAGCACAGCGAGCCAATATTCTTGCAGAGATGTTGCAACTTAAACTTAACTGGCTGAGCGCCCCGACGGGCATCAGTATCGCTCCGTTAGAAGCCGACATGGTCACGCTGTGCATTGACGGCGGCAAAAAAGCCAAAATGCGGGCAGGGGACGTACTGGGCGCGCTGACTGGCGACATGGGACTGACGGGGGCGGACATCGGCAAAATTGATGTGCATCCGGCGCATGTCTATGTCGCCGTTCGCCAGAACGTGTCGCGTCAGGCGTGGAAGCAATTACAGAATGGGAAAATCAAAGGGAAATCGGTCCGCGTTCGTTTATTGAAATAA
- the ttcA gene encoding tRNA 2-thiocytidine(32) synthetase TtcA, translating into MSQNQDVSKKEQYNLNKLQKRLRRNVGEAIADFNMIEEGDRIMVCLSGGKDSYTMLEILRNLQQSAPINFSLVAVNLDQKQPGFPEHILPAYLEQLGVEYKIVEENTYGIVKEKIPEGKTTCSLCSRLRRGILYRTATELGATKIALGHHRDDILQTLFLNMFYGGKMKGMPPKLMSDDGKHIVIRPLAYCREKDIIRFSEAKDFPIIPCNLCGSQPNLQRQIIGDMLRDWDKRYPGRIETMFSAMQNVVPSHLSDTSLFDFKGIQHGAEVVDGGDLAFDREDIPLQPAGWQPEEEDALRDELRLNVVEVK; encoded by the coding sequence ATGAGTCAGAATCAAGACGTAAGTAAGAAAGAACAGTACAACCTCAACAAGCTCCAGAAACGTCTGCGCCGCAACGTGGGCGAAGCCATCGCTGATTTCAATATGATTGAAGAAGGCGACCGGATTATGGTCTGCCTGTCCGGGGGTAAAGACAGCTATACCATGCTTGAGATCTTACGCAATCTTCAGCAAAGCGCGCCGATCAACTTTTCGCTGGTTGCGGTTAACCTCGACCAGAAGCAGCCGGGCTTTCCGGAACATATTCTGCCGGCGTACCTGGAGCAACTGGGCGTCGAGTATAAAATTGTTGAGGAAAATACTTACGGGATTGTGAAAGAGAAAATCCCTGAGGGCAAAACCACTTGCTCACTGTGCTCGCGTCTGCGTCGCGGCATTCTGTACCGCACGGCGACCGAGCTTGGGGCGACTAAAATCGCGCTGGGTCATCATCGCGATGACATTTTACAGACGCTGTTTCTCAACATGTTTTATGGCGGCAAGATGAAAGGCATGCCGCCGAAGCTGATGAGCGATGATGGCAAGCATATTGTGATCCGCCCGCTGGCTTACTGCCGCGAGAAAGATATTATCCGTTTCTCTGAGGCTAAAGACTTCCCTATTATTCCGTGTAACCTGTGCGGTTCGCAGCCTAACCTGCAACGGCAGATCATTGGCGATATGCTGCGTGACTGGGATAAGCGCTATCCGGGGCGGATTGAAACCATGTTCAGCGCCATGCAGAACGTTGTACCTTCGCACCTGAGCGATACCAGTCTGTTTGATTTCAAAGGTATTCAGCACGGTGCTGAAGTGGTTGACGGCGGCGATCTGGCGTTTGATCGCGAGGATATTCCACTGCAACCGGCGGGATGGCAGCCGGAAGAAGAAGACGCATTGCGTGATGAGTTGCGCTTAAACGTGGTCGAAGTGAAGTGA
- a CDS encoding HlyD family secretion protein, whose protein sequence is MKSLLSLAGRYALTLIAVAVAAFVAFIFWKQYAQTPWTRDGRVRADVVQIAPDVSGPVSSVAVRDNQWVNRGDELYAIDPRWLKLAVLSAQADVEAKRHEMVMRQDAARRRALIKGVISGEDIQQTGSAALVAAANYQGALAALELAQLNLSHATVRAPVTGYVTHLRLRPGDYATMGETKVAIVDAHSFWVVGYFEETKLRHIRIGSTAQISLTGFDPLITGHVESIGRGIDDSNDETGGLGLPNVNPTFSWVRLAQRVPVRIQLDKIPEGIELVAGLSASVSIMP, encoded by the coding sequence ATGAAATCTTTGCTCTCTTTAGCTGGTCGTTATGCGCTGACGTTAATCGCAGTGGCGGTAGCTGCTTTCGTGGCGTTTATTTTCTGGAAACAGTATGCGCAGACGCCCTGGACGCGCGATGGACGGGTTCGCGCAGATGTCGTGCAGATTGCGCCGGATGTTTCCGGCCCGGTAAGCAGCGTGGCCGTCCGGGATAATCAGTGGGTTAACCGTGGCGATGAGCTTTATGCTATAGACCCGCGCTGGCTGAAGCTGGCCGTGCTCAGCGCGCAGGCCGACGTTGAGGCAAAGCGTCATGAGATGGTGATGCGCCAGGATGCGGCCAGGCGGCGTGCGCTCATAAAAGGAGTCATTTCCGGCGAAGACATCCAGCAAACAGGCAGCGCAGCACTCGTCGCGGCGGCCAATTATCAGGGGGCGCTGGCTGCACTGGAACTGGCGCAGCTTAATTTATCTCATGCTACCGTGCGCGCACCGGTTACCGGTTACGTCACGCATCTTCGGCTTCGCCCGGGCGACTACGCCACAATGGGTGAAACAAAGGTCGCCATTGTCGATGCACACAGTTTCTGGGTGGTGGGCTATTTTGAAGAGACCAAACTGCGTCATATTCGTATCGGGAGCACCGCACAAATTTCCCTGACAGGGTTCGACCCGCTTATTACGGGGCATGTGGAGAGTATTGGCCGGGGAATCGATGACAGCAATGACGAGACGGGCGGACTTGGGCTGCCGAATGTCAATCCCACCTTCAGTTGGGTGCGTCTTGCGCAGCGCGTACCTGTACGTATCCAGTTAGATAAGATACCGGAAGGAATTGAACTGGTGGCAGGATTATCCGCCAGCGTTTCCATTATGCCTTAA
- a CDS encoding DUF1656 domain-containing protein gives MINDINIGGVFIPGLLVTALIALVCTLLLVPLFSVSRLYRRLPLRPLIDVSTYIVTYFLLLQGLTILGLFA, from the coding sequence ATGATCAATGACATCAATATCGGGGGAGTTTTTATCCCCGGCCTGCTAGTGACCGCGCTCATTGCCCTGGTCTGTACGCTTTTACTCGTGCCGCTTTTCTCTGTCAGCAGGCTTTACCGCCGTTTGCCCTTACGCCCGTTGATTGATGTCTCAACTTATATCGTGACCTATTTCCTGCTCTTGCAGGGCCTGACCATACTGGGGTTATTCGCATGA
- a CDS encoding FUSC family protein, which yields MNKFTFHHSRIMHAISRWSGCTGSPALLSDAHALLYSARSFAAAMLAYYIALAIGLERPSWAIITVYIVSQTSSGASLSRSLYRLAGTVAGAAATVLIVPTFVNTPILCSVILAGWITFCLWLSLLERTPRAYAFVLAGYTASLIGFPAVADPGTVFNIAIIRVQEIAIGIVCAALIHRYILPVRISVLFNSKLAQTLHAVRQRIADTLAGKSDAQSDPLHLALALQFLQGISHHIPYDFALSVPVRQARKALHDRLARLVIVNGELRDRLQTIAGMPAGMQALQDDVQAWLTCDDTGKRKTTADTLQQRSEKLAQRLSAQALTFDDALRVNFLRYIAEAMTLLQQCERLSDVIHRAKSAPVQAEHHAAKGYVFHRDPLSAARIALGAFVIILSGCLLWIYSAWPDGGTAVSILGVCCTLFGSFDTPAPHIVKYIIGSVWGVLISLIYSFALLPPLSDFPVLVAVLAPVYLLAGSLQARPPTTFMAMGITLTLPVLCELGAHYSGDFAAAANTAIALFFATGFAVIGMSLLQTVQADAAINRLLKLCQRDIRRSENGVFKGDETHWTNLMIDRAALLLPRLPRSGRSSARALEHLLHFLRIGLCVMRLRRCGTLPGNGIDEVLYGLTRTTETEALRERIVTMVDLCLPATDEQSCQFVDRLVDLHCALRAQNKEPTHDQ from the coding sequence ATGAATAAGTTCACGTTCCATCACAGCCGTATTATGCACGCGATAAGCCGGTGGTCAGGCTGCACAGGCTCTCCCGCGCTGCTGAGCGACGCCCATGCCCTGCTCTATTCCGCCAGGAGTTTTGCCGCCGCGATGCTCGCATATTATATTGCCCTGGCGATTGGCCTTGAACGGCCCTCATGGGCCATTATCACCGTCTACATCGTTTCGCAAACCTCGTCAGGCGCATCCTTGAGCAGAAGCCTATATCGCCTGGCGGGTACCGTGGCTGGCGCGGCGGCCACGGTGTTGATTGTGCCCACGTTTGTGAATACGCCGATTTTATGCAGCGTGATTCTGGCAGGCTGGATCACTTTTTGCCTCTGGTTATCCCTGCTTGAACGCACGCCCCGCGCCTATGCCTTTGTGCTGGCTGGTTATACCGCAAGCCTGATTGGTTTTCCCGCCGTCGCCGATCCCGGCACGGTGTTTAACATCGCCATCATTCGGGTACAGGAGATCGCGATCGGTATCGTCTGCGCCGCGTTAATTCACCGCTACATTTTACCTGTCCGGATATCCGTGCTGTTCAACAGCAAATTAGCCCAGACGCTGCACGCCGTGCGTCAGCGGATTGCCGACACCCTGGCAGGAAAGTCCGATGCGCAGTCAGATCCTCTGCATCTGGCGCTGGCGCTCCAGTTTCTGCAGGGTATCAGCCACCATATCCCGTATGATTTTGCCCTTTCGGTTCCGGTCCGCCAGGCCAGGAAAGCGCTCCACGACAGGCTGGCGCGGTTGGTCATTGTTAACGGCGAATTACGCGATCGTTTGCAGACAATCGCCGGGATGCCCGCCGGGATGCAGGCGTTACAGGATGACGTTCAGGCCTGGCTAACCTGCGACGATACCGGGAAACGCAAAACCACAGCAGATACGTTACAACAACGCAGCGAGAAGTTAGCGCAGCGGCTCTCTGCGCAGGCGCTGACGTTTGATGATGCGCTGCGGGTAAATTTCTTACGCTACATTGCTGAGGCGATGACTCTCCTGCAACAGTGTGAACGCCTCTCGGATGTCATCCATCGCGCAAAATCCGCGCCAGTGCAGGCGGAACATCATGCGGCGAAAGGATATGTTTTCCATCGCGATCCCCTTAGTGCAGCCCGGATCGCGCTGGGCGCTTTTGTCATCATTCTGAGCGGTTGCCTGCTCTGGATTTACTCTGCCTGGCCCGATGGGGGTACGGCGGTGTCGATTCTTGGGGTTTGCTGTACGTTGTTTGGCAGTTTTGACACGCCGGCACCGCACATTGTGAAATACATTATCGGCTCTGTCTGGGGCGTATTGATAAGCCTTATCTATAGCTTCGCCCTGCTTCCTCCGCTCAGCGATTTCCCCGTACTGGTGGCGGTGCTTGCCCCGGTTTATCTGCTTGCCGGATCGTTGCAGGCGCGGCCCCCCACCACCTTTATGGCGATGGGGATCACCCTGACGCTGCCCGTTCTCTGCGAGCTGGGCGCGCACTACAGCGGCGACTTCGCCGCGGCGGCCAACACCGCCATCGCTCTGTTTTTTGCGACCGGCTTTGCGGTTATCGGCATGAGTCTCCTGCAAACCGTACAGGCTGACGCGGCGATAAACCGACTGCTGAAACTTTGCCAGCGAGATATCCGCCGCAGCGAGAACGGCGTGTTCAAAGGCGATGAAACGCACTGGACCAATCTGATGATCGACCGGGCCGCTCTGCTGCTGCCACGCTTGCCGCGCAGCGGACGGTCATCCGCGCGGGCGCTTGAACATCTGCTGCACTTTTTGCGCATTGGCCTCTGTGTGATGCGCCTGCGCCGTTGCGGAACGCTCCCCGGCAACGGTATCGACGAGGTACTTTATGGTCTTACCCGCACAACGGAGACCGAAGCCTTACGAGAGCGCATTGTCACCATGGTGGATCTCTGCCTGCCTGCGACGGATGAACAATCATGCCAGTTTGTCGACAGGTTGGTTGATCTGCATTGCGCGTTACGGGCGCAGAACAAGGAGCCAACTCATGATCAATGA